The DNA sequence TCGACCACACGGCCCGCCGTTTTGACAACAACACCTGTACCCCCAATGACATTTGCGCTTCCGGGGCAGGTAAATGCAGCGGTGACTCCTCCGAGCCGTGCATCCCTGAAGCCTTCATCTTCAGGATGGATTCCGTCAATCGCGCGAAGTTCGGGGGTTAGTGGATCCGTCATTTCATTCAGGTCGTCACCTTCATGCTGATAGATTTCTTCTCCAATCCCGACGTGGCAGTGCGCATCAATGAAACCAGGCAAAACCCATTTTCCCCTGGCAGACACAATATGTACCGGCTCCTCTTCTGTACTTAGGCCGAACATTTCTCTGAACGCACTTTCTTCGTCTTCATCTGTCTCCGCAACCGAATGCTTCCTAATTTTTTCAATTTTACCGTCTTTAACCAAAATGCTCCCTGTAAATTCAGGCTCTCCGGTCATCGGCTTGATATTTCCGCCGGCAATAATGATCTGTTGATTGCTCATATGAAATATTTCCTCACTTTAAGGTATTATCGTACAAATACATTTATAATGGCTATTCAAACGCCTTCACGCTTCCTGTGCCGTCGTCCATGCTGCGCTCACCGCGAAACTGTGGCCCCCAGACTGATTTATAGAGTTTTTTTCAGAAGATCTGCATGCCTGAATGTTACTCTTTGTATGAAGTTATTTCAAGAATGATTTATTAAATATCCTTCATCGAGAGGCTGACTCGACCTCTGGCGTGATCGATACCGAGGACTCTCACCTTCACGATATCGCCGACCGAGATAACTTCCATCGGATGTCTGACATAACTGTTGCTGAGTTCCGAGATATGAACCAATCCGTCATTCTTGACGCCAATATCGACGAATGCGCCAAAGTCAACAATGTTCCTGACCGTCCCTTCCAGACTTATTCCTACCTGCAGGTCCTCCAATTTGGTGATATCCTGACGCAGCAGTGGGCGCGGCAGGTCCTCACGCGGATCCCTCCCCGGTCTCAGCAAAGCCTCGAGAATATCTTTAACGGTCGGTAAGCCTGCCTGAAGTTCCGCAGCCAATCCCTCAGCGCTGAAACCTCCCAGCGCAGCGCGCACCTGCTCCGGATTCGTTTTGAGGTCCATCGCTGTCAAATTGGCTTTCTTCAGGATTGCCGAGGCGACATCATAAGACTCTGGATGAACCGGTGTGTTTTCCAGACAATTATTTCCATCCGGCAGCCGGATAAAACCGGCACATTGAATATAGGTCTGTTCCCCGAGCCGGGATACCTTCTTCAGTTCTTCCCTGCAACGAAATTTGCCGTTCTTCTCCCTGTAGGAAACAATATTTTTGGCGACTGTATAATTCAATCCGGAGACAAATTTCAGAATAGACGGAGAAGCCGTATTCAAGTTGACTCCGACTGTATTGACGCAGGATTCGACGACACCGCCCAGAGAGCTTTCCAAAACCTTAGGCTGGATATCGTGCTGGTACTGACCAACACCGATTGCTTTCGGTTCAATCTTGACAAGCTCAGCCAAAGGATCCTGCAGTCTGCGGGCGATGGATACCGCGCTTCTCAGCGAAAGATCAAAATCCGGGAATTCCTCTTTGGCCAGTGGCGAAGCCGAATAAACCGAAGCCCCTGCCTCGCTGACAATAATATATTCCAACGGACGTCCGCTTTCCCGGATGAATTCGGTGACGAGCTCCTCCGTTTCGCGGGAAGCTGTTCCATTGCCGATTGCAATAATCTGGACGCCGTACTGCTCCACCACTTTGGCAATGAGCTTTTTGGCTTCTTGCTTTTTATTCTGTGGAGGGTTTGGATAGATCACCCCTACCTCTCCAAGTTTTCCTGTATCATCGATCAGCGCCCACTTGCAGCCCGTCCTGTAACCGGGATCGAGCCCCATGATCACTTTATCTCTTACCGGCGGCTGCAGCAGAAGCTGCCGCAAGTTGGCGGAAAACACCTTGACAGCTTGTTCTCCTGCCCTGCTGGTAATCTCGGCCCGGATCTCCCTTTCGATCGATGGGTAGATCAGCCGCTTATAGCTATCCCGCAAGGCCTCTTTCATCAACTCCTGACAAGGGCCTCCCTTCAGGTATTTCTTTTCCAGTAATTGCAGAATCTTATCCGCTTCAATCTCAAGCCCTACGGAAAGGAATTCCTCCTTTTCTCCTCTGTTCAAAGCCAGAACCCGGTGCGGCGGGATTTTACGGACAGGTTCCTTATATTCATAGTACATCTCATACGGCGAACGCTCTTCTTTTTTCGCCTTGGCTGTAATTTCTGCCCATTCATAGATCCTGGTCCGAACTAGTTTTCTTGTTTCCGCATCATCGGAAACGTTCTCGGCAATTATATCCCGGGCTCCGCTCAAGGCCTCAGCAGCATTATGAACACTCAAATCGGGATTAAGATACTTAGCGGCCTCTTCCTGCAGGCTTCCTTTGGCAGGCTGGTTGAATAACCAATCCGCCAGAGGCTCCAAGCCCTTTTCTCTGGCTATCGAGGCTCTGGTTCTTTTTTTCTGCTTGTAGGGCCGGTACAAGTCTTCGACTTCCTGCAGTTTGACGGCAGCTTTTATTTTGGATCTTAAACCGTCATCTAGCTTGCCCTGTTCGTTAATCAAGCGAATGACTTCCTCTTTTCTGAGCTCCAGGTTCCGGATATATTCCAGCCGATCTGCCATGGTTCTGAGTAC is a window from the Dehalobacter sp. DCA genome containing:
- a CDS encoding Tex family protein encodes the protein MDFISVISRELGLKTWQVGETVKLLDQGNTIPFIARYRKEATGELDETVLRTMADRLEYIRNLELRKEEVIRLINEQGKLDDGLRSKIKAAVKLQEVEDLYRPYKQKKRTRASIAREKGLEPLADWLFNQPAKGSLQEEAAKYLNPDLSVHNAAEALSGARDIIAENVSDDAETRKLVRTRIYEWAEITAKAKKEERSPYEMYYEYKEPVRKIPPHRVLALNRGEKEEFLSVGLEIEADKILQLLEKKYLKGGPCQELMKEALRDSYKRLIYPSIEREIRAEITSRAGEQAVKVFSANLRQLLLQPPVRDKVIMGLDPGYRTGCKWALIDDTGKLGEVGVIYPNPPQNKKQEAKKLIAKVVEQYGVQIIAIGNGTASRETEELVTEFIRESGRPLEYIIVSEAGASVYSASPLAKEEFPDFDLSLRSAVSIARRLQDPLAELVKIEPKAIGVGQYQHDIQPKVLESSLGGVVESCVNTVGVNLNTASPSILKFVSGLNYTVAKNIVSYREKNGKFRCREELKKVSRLGEQTYIQCAGFIRLPDGNNCLENTPVHPESYDVASAILKKANLTAMDLKTNPEQVRAALGGFSAEGLAAELQAGLPTVKDILEALLRPGRDPREDLPRPLLRQDITKLEDLQVGISLEGTVRNIVDFGAFVDIGVKNDGLVHISELSNSYVRHPMEVISVGDIVKVRVLGIDHARGRVSLSMKDI